From Anaerohalosphaera lusitana, one genomic window encodes:
- a CDS encoding DUF302 domain-containing protein has protein sequence MTLVQLCKPEYAADILTTDRHTSCFMPCTMSVWEDDSGKVYLSKINLGLMGKMFGGNIAKVMGGQVVKDEHEILKGLLKE, from the coding sequence GTGACCCTCGTTCAGCTCTGCAAACCCGAGTATGCGGCGGATATTCTCACCACCGACCGCCACACATCCTGCTTTATGCCCTGCACGATGTCGGTGTGGGAGGATGATTCCGGGAAAGTGTACCTGTCAAAGATCAATCTTGGTCTGATGGGCAAGATGTTCGGCGGAAACATAGCCAAAGTCATGGGCGGCCAGGTCGTAAAGGACGAGCATGAAATCCTCAAAGGGCTGCTCAAAGAGTGA